A section of the bacterium SCSIO 12696 genome encodes:
- the carA gene encoding glutamine-hydrolyzing carbamoyl-phosphate synthase small subunit: MHRGYRVTAPNSAIQSPRKPAILVLEDGTVFRGTAIGADGVSSGEVVFNTALTGYQEILTDPSYAKQIVTLTYPHIGNVGTNAEDEESSQIWAAGLVIRDLPLLVSNFRSEQALDEYLRERNILGIADIDTRKLTRLLREKGAQNGCLMAGDELDEDKALSEAKAFGGLKGMDLAKVVCTSETYAWKEGSWELASETNPGGHPEKTFDNPFKVVAYDFGVKRNILRMLVDRGAELTVVPAQTPASEVLAMNPDGVFLSNGPGDPEPCDYAIAAIQEFLQTDIPVFGICLGHQLLALASGAQTMKMKFGHHGANHPVQNLDDSTVLITSQNHGFAVDEASLPDNLRATHKSLFDGSLQGIHRTDKPAFSFQGHPEASPGPHDAAPLFDHFFELMEARR; encoded by the coding sequence ATGCACAGAGGATACCGAGTGACAGCTCCCAATTCTGCGATTCAATCCCCCCGCAAACCCGCCATTCTGGTGTTGGAAGACGGTACCGTTTTTCGCGGTACAGCCATCGGCGCCGACGGCGTCTCCAGTGGTGAGGTGGTGTTCAATACCGCTCTTACTGGCTACCAGGAAATTTTGACCGATCCGTCCTACGCCAAACAGATCGTCACCCTGACTTATCCCCATATCGGCAACGTAGGCACCAACGCTGAGGATGAGGAATCCAGTCAAATTTGGGCCGCTGGCCTGGTGATTCGCGACTTACCGCTGTTGGTGAGCAACTTCCGCAGTGAGCAAGCGTTGGATGAGTACCTTCGTGAACGCAATATTCTCGGTATTGCCGATATCGACACCCGCAAGTTGACTCGCCTGCTGCGCGAGAAAGGCGCTCAGAACGGCTGCCTGATGGCTGGCGACGAATTGGATGAAGACAAAGCGCTGTCCGAAGCGAAAGCCTTTGGCGGCCTCAAGGGTATGGATCTGGCCAAAGTGGTGTGCACCTCGGAGACTTACGCCTGGAAAGAAGGTAGCTGGGAACTGGCCTCTGAGACAAACCCCGGTGGTCATCCTGAAAAAACTTTCGACAATCCCTTCAAGGTCGTGGCCTACGACTTTGGGGTGAAGCGCAATATTCTGCGTATGCTGGTGGATCGCGGTGCGGAACTGACTGTTGTTCCGGCGCAAACGCCGGCCAGTGAAGTACTGGCCATGAACCCAGACGGTGTCTTCCTCTCCAATGGCCCCGGTGACCCGGAGCCTTGCGACTACGCCATTGCCGCTATCCAAGAATTCCTGCAAACGGATATTCCCGTATTCGGCATCTGCTTGGGGCACCAACTGCTGGCACTGGCCTCCGGTGCTCAGACAATGAAGATGAAGTTTGGCCATCACGGCGCCAACCACCCGGTGCAGAATCTGGATGACAGTACCGTACTGATTACCAGTCAGAACCACGGCTTTGCGGTGGACGAGGCGAGCTTGCCAGACAACTTGCGGGCCACGCACAAATCACTGTTCGACGGCTCACTGCAAGGTATACACCGTACCGACAAGCCGGCATTCAGTTTTCAGGGCCATCCAGAAGCCAGTCCGGGGCCCCACGATGCGGCGCCATTGTTTGACCACTTTTTTGAATTGATGGAGGCCCGCCGTTAA